From the Nodularia sp. NIES-3585 genome, one window contains:
- a CDS encoding CTB family bacteriocin, producing MSHQIIISDWFAELELSDIQMELLVGGVNYQLKDNSFAQGTANTTKSSDSGLEGNSAGSNTQLADVNSNATSFLSSEPTEFPAIANFEELNQFNTE from the coding sequence ATGTCACATCAAATCATCATATCCGATTGGTTTGCAGAGTTAGAATTGTCGGATATACAGATGGAATTGCTAGTTGGTGGTGTTAACTATCAACTCAAAGACAACAGTTTCGCTCAAGGAACTGCAAATACTACAAAGTCAAGTGATTCTGGTCTAGAAGGAAACTCTGCTGGATCAAATACTCAGCTTGCTGATGTAAATTCTAATGCCACAAGTTTTTTGTCTAGTGAACCTACAGAATTCCCAGCTATTGCCAATTTTGAAGAGTTGAATCAATTCAACACTGAGTAG
- a CDS encoding HlyD family efflux transporter periplasmic adaptor subunit translates to MNSFPQQDNDFWNRFNEPTPEELSLVEPHEFLPRISKWTNIGAGVLLITFMAAAGLTSVFNYNVTVKVPASIRPEGELGIVQSAVIGTVQKIVVQENQVVKHGEPIAYIDDSRLQNQKSQLENSIEQSQLQLRQIDAQIAEIATQIASQRTLVNRTIIAAQAELSATQRTYEDQKKTTIADLTEAEATWNLAKIQRDRLQQNNLLTATVQEAEVALNLAKLQRDRLQSVVASGAVSRNLFEEKEQEVKSAQAKLEQAKANAKDLMSEKEQALKIAQIQLDKARTSLNPNNAAITIAAERIRQEQASGESTLAALNRERKTLLQQRLELEKQTIRTRKELQQVEIELNQTVIRAPITGTLLQLNLRNPGQVVQPSQPIAQIAPHNSPILIKAFVQPQDIDKVKPGQQVQMQVSACPYPNYGTLHGTVRTVAPDALPMGNNSAEPGVQGAVAYEATIEAKTTYVGRDNHQCHLQPGMKGRADIISRQETVLNFILRKARLITDF, encoded by the coding sequence GTGAACTCCTTTCCCCAACAAGACAACGATTTTTGGAATAGGTTTAACGAACCAACTCCAGAAGAACTGAGTTTAGTTGAACCTCATGAGTTTCTTCCCCGCATTAGTAAATGGACAAACATCGGCGCAGGAGTTCTGCTAATTACTTTTATGGCGGCGGCTGGTTTGACATCTGTTTTTAACTACAATGTCACAGTTAAAGTTCCTGCAAGTATTCGACCAGAAGGAGAACTGGGAATTGTGCAATCTGCCGTAATTGGAACAGTGCAGAAAATAGTTGTGCAAGAAAACCAGGTAGTCAAACATGGAGAACCCATTGCTTACATTGATGATTCTCGCCTGCAAAATCAGAAAAGCCAACTAGAAAATAGTATTGAGCAGAGTCAATTACAACTGCGCCAAATCGATGCTCAAATCGCTGAAATTGCTACTCAGATTGCATCTCAAAGAACCTTAGTTAACCGCACAATTATTGCAGCACAAGCCGAACTCAGTGCGACTCAACGCACCTATGAAGACCAGAAAAAGACAACCATCGCTGATTTGACAGAAGCCGAAGCTACTTGGAATTTAGCGAAAATACAACGCGATCGCTTGCAACAGAATAACTTATTAACTGCAACCGTACAAGAAGCCGAAGTAGCTTTAAATTTAGCAAAACTCCAACGCGATCGCTTACAGTCAGTAGTCGCATCAGGAGCAGTTTCTCGTAATTTATTTGAAGAAAAAGAACAAGAGGTAAAATCAGCCCAAGCCAAGCTAGAACAAGCAAAAGCTAACGCTAAGGACTTAATGTCCGAAAAAGAACAAGCCTTGAAAATTGCCCAAATCCAACTAGATAAAGCTCGAACCAGTCTCAATCCTAACAATGCAGCTATAACCATAGCCGCTGAACGGATTAGACAAGAACAAGCCAGCGGTGAATCTACCTTAGCCGCCTTGAACAGAGAACGAAAAACCCTACTTCAACAGCGTCTAGAACTAGAAAAACAAACTATTCGGACGCGCAAAGAACTACAACAAGTAGAAATTGAACTGAATCAAACTGTAATTCGAGCGCCAATTACAGGTACACTACTGCAATTAAATCTGCGTAATCCTGGGCAGGTAGTACAACCAAGTCAACCTATTGCTCAAATTGCACCCCACAATAGCCCAATTCTGATCAAAGCATTTGTCCAGCCTCAAGATATCGACAAAGTAAAACCTGGGCAACAAGTCCAGATGCAGGTTTCAGCTTGTCCCTACCCCAACTACGGTACTCTCCACGGCACGGTGAGAACAGTAGCACCAGATGCCCTACCAATGGGAAATAACAGCGCCGAGCCGGGTGTTCAAGGTGCTGTGGCCTATGAAGCCACCATAGAAGCCAAAACCACATATGTGGGTAGAGATAATCATCAATGTCATCTCCAACCCGGTATGAAAGGTCGCGCTGATATTATTTCCCGACAAGAAACCGTACTTAATTTCATTCTCCGCAAAGCCCGATTAATCACAGATTTCTAA
- a CDS encoding peptidase domain-containing ABC transporter, giving the protein MFGFIKLQKNYQCVSQLSEEDCGAACLASICKHYGRFLSINRSRESVGTGQLGTTLLGLKRGSENLGFNARAVKASPEIIDRIKEVQLPAIIHWRGYHWVVLYNQQGKKYVIADPSVGIRYVNRKELTDGWNGVMLLLEPDPDRFFDQPQDKPMGGFGRFLKRILPYRGLLTQVLMLNIALGVLALGSPILIQILTDDVLVRGDVQLLTVVVAAVVVMTLFSSTLQLLQSTMIAHFGQRLQLGLVLEFGRKMLQLPLNYYEARRSGEITSRLRDINHINQLVSQIVVLLPSKFFIAVISFCLMLFYSWKLTLAVIVVGALMTLSTLPFLPILQQKTRSLLVLGAENQGVLVETFKGAQVLKTTNAAPQFWEEFQSRFGRLANLTFSTVQIGIINNTLSRLLSTIGGVTLLGLGSMLVIQGELSIGQMLAFNALQVNVLSLINSLVGLVDEYFRSQTAVSRLLEVIDATPEVVGGSQKPVAQISGVADIHCSHLTFHHPGRIDLLEDFSLKLPGGQAIALIGKSGCGKSTLAKLLAGLYQPNSGNIRIGSFNLDDIALDCLRQQIVYVPQEPHFWSRSILENFRLGTPYISFEEIVKACEIADADSFISQLPNKYQTVLGEFGANLSGGQRQRLAIARGIMTNPPVLILDEATAGLDPVSEASVLDAILESRRGKTTVLISHRPSVIKRADWIVMLEKGEVHLQGTPETFMAEKGEHQKFLSL; this is encoded by the coding sequence ATGTTTGGTTTCATCAAACTTCAAAAAAACTATCAGTGCGTTTCACAGTTGAGCGAAGAAGATTGTGGAGCAGCTTGTCTGGCTTCTATTTGTAAACATTACGGCCGGTTTCTCAGTATTAATCGTAGTCGAGAATCTGTAGGAACTGGACAACTAGGAACTACTTTGTTAGGCCTAAAACGTGGCTCTGAGAATTTGGGTTTTAACGCTAGAGCAGTTAAAGCCTCGCCAGAAATTATCGACAGAATCAAAGAAGTGCAGTTACCAGCCATTATCCATTGGCGCGGTTATCACTGGGTGGTTTTATATAACCAACAGGGTAAAAAGTATGTGATTGCTGATCCATCTGTGGGTATTCGTTATGTTAACCGCAAAGAGTTAACAGACGGTTGGAATGGGGTAATGCTCTTACTGGAACCAGATCCAGACCGCTTTTTTGATCAGCCTCAAGACAAACCAATGGGTGGCTTCGGACGCTTTCTGAAGCGGATTTTGCCTTATCGTGGTTTGTTGACTCAGGTTTTAATGCTCAATATTGCTTTGGGTGTACTGGCTTTGGGTTCTCCAATACTCATCCAAATCCTCACAGATGATGTTTTAGTACGTGGAGATGTGCAACTACTAACTGTTGTCGTCGCCGCAGTTGTAGTTATGACCTTATTTAGCAGCACTCTACAATTATTGCAATCGACAATGATTGCTCACTTTGGTCAACGGCTGCAATTAGGGCTAGTTTTGGAATTTGGGCGGAAAATGCTCCAGTTACCTTTAAATTACTACGAAGCCCGCCGGAGTGGTGAAATCACTAGTCGATTGCGAGATATCAATCATATTAACCAGTTGGTATCGCAAATAGTCGTGCTTTTACCGAGCAAATTTTTTATTGCAGTGATTTCCTTCTGCTTAATGCTGTTTTATAGTTGGAAACTCACATTAGCAGTTATAGTAGTCGGTGCTTTAATGACTTTATCCACTCTGCCTTTTTTACCTATCCTCCAACAAAAAACTCGCAGTCTTTTAGTTTTGGGGGCGGAAAATCAAGGGGTGTTGGTAGAAACATTTAAGGGCGCACAGGTACTAAAAACCACAAATGCTGCGCCTCAATTTTGGGAAGAATTTCAAAGTCGTTTTGGTCGTTTGGCTAATCTGACTTTTAGTACTGTGCAAATCGGAATTATCAACAATACTCTTTCTCGACTCCTTTCGACTATTGGTGGTGTGACTTTACTGGGGTTAGGAAGTATGTTGGTGATTCAAGGAGAATTAAGTATCGGGCAGATGCTGGCTTTTAATGCGCTACAGGTGAATGTGCTGAGTTTAATTAATTCCTTAGTGGGTTTAGTAGATGAATATTTTCGCTCTCAAACAGCAGTTTCTCGGCTTTTAGAAGTAATTGATGCGACACCAGAGGTAGTGGGAGGTAGTCAAAAGCCTGTAGCTCAAATTTCGGGAGTTGCAGATATTCATTGTTCTCATCTGACATTTCACCATCCTGGCAGAATTGACTTGTTAGAAGATTTTTCCTTAAAATTGCCTGGTGGACAAGCGATCGCTTTGATTGGTAAATCTGGTTGTGGTAAAAGTACCTTAGCTAAACTCTTAGCAGGTTTATATCAGCCAAATTCCGGTAATATCCGCATTGGCTCGTTTAACCTCGATGACATCGCCCTGGATTGTCTCCGACAGCAAATAGTTTATGTCCCCCAAGAACCTCATTTTTGGAGTCGCTCGATTTTAGAGAATTTCCGTTTAGGAACGCCCTACATTTCCTTTGAAGAAATTGTCAAAGCTTGCGAGATTGCTGACGCAGATAGCTTTATCAGTCAACTTCCCAATAAATATCAAACTGTGTTGGGTGAATTTGGGGCTAATCTCTCTGGTGGACAAAGACAAAGGTTAGCGATCGCTAGAGGAATTATGACTAATCCACCTGTCCTAATTTTAGATGAAGCCACAGCCGGACTCGACCCAGTTAGTGAAGCTAGCGTGTTAGATGCAATTTTAGAATCCCGCAGAGGCAAAACTACAGTTTTAATTAGTCATCGTCCCAGCGTTATCAAGCGAGCTGATTGGATTGTGATGTTAGAAAAAGGTGAAGTCCATTTACAAGGAACTCCAGAGACTTTTATGGCAGAAAAAGGAGAACATCAAAAGTTTTTATCACTATGA
- a CDS encoding alpha/beta fold hydrolase: MTTSTNTFTSTKTWIWQGFPICYQTQGTNGPAVILVHGFGASWCHWRKNIPVLAENCRVYAIDLIGFGGSAKPQPGEEINYTLETWGEQLADFCREVVGEPAFLVGNSIGCIVVLQAAVSNPDIALGVALLNCSLRLLHDRKRETLPWSRRFGAPILQKILSIKAVGKFFFNQVAKPKTVRKILLQAYANAEIVTDELVDILTAPAKDPGAVAVFLAFTSYSTGPLAEDLLPVLSCPAIILWGTADPWEPVDLGRELANYPQVLKFIPLEGVGHCPQDEAPELVNPILLDWVTDPQSRYFSN; the protein is encoded by the coding sequence ATGACAACTTCCACAAACACATTTACCTCAACCAAAACTTGGATTTGGCAAGGTTTCCCCATCTGCTATCAGACTCAAGGAACTAATGGCCCCGCAGTTATTCTCGTACATGGCTTTGGAGCCTCATGGTGCCACTGGCGGAAAAATATCCCCGTGCTAGCAGAAAACTGTCGGGTTTATGCGATTGATTTAATTGGCTTTGGCGGTTCGGCTAAACCTCAACCAGGGGAAGAAATTAACTACACACTGGAAACATGGGGAGAGCAGTTAGCCGACTTTTGCCGGGAAGTAGTGGGTGAACCTGCTTTTTTAGTAGGAAATTCCATTGGCTGTATTGTGGTATTACAAGCAGCAGTCAGCAACCCGGACATAGCTTTAGGAGTAGCTTTACTCAACTGTTCCTTACGATTGTTGCACGATCGCAAACGGGAAACACTACCTTGGTCGCGTCGCTTCGGCGCACCCATTCTGCAAAAAATATTATCGATCAAAGCAGTAGGAAAGTTTTTTTTCAATCAAGTTGCTAAACCGAAAACAGTCCGCAAGATTTTGCTCCAAGCCTACGCTAATGCAGAGATAGTCACAGACGAGTTGGTTGATATTCTGACTGCACCAGCAAAAGACCCAGGCGCTGTAGCCGTGTTTTTAGCTTTCACTTCTTATTCTACAGGCCCTCTAGCAGAAGACCTTTTGCCTGTGCTATCTTGTCCGGCGATTATTCTCTGGGGAACAGCCGATCCTTGGGAACCAGTAGACTTAGGTAGAGAACTAGCCAACTATCCGCAAGTGCTAAAATTCATCCCATTGGAAGGAGTGGGACATTGCCCCCAAGATGAAGCACCTGAGTTAGTCAATCCGATTTTACTCGATTGGGTTACTGATCCGCAAAGCCGCTATTTCTCTAATTAG
- a CDS encoding thioredoxin family protein, protein MNILETIDTPVGSYAPDFELPGIDNQVHHLSRYLEKFRAVGVIAMCNHCPYVNLYLERLKNIQAEFAQNGFTLIGMNGSSATQHLTESFDQMKAFAENHQLNFPYLWDSTQDVTRSFGASTTPMAFLVDSNGIVRYKGQIDNHPQETSSVGEDYLRNAIASLFNDQAIDLPETEPVGTSLIWRN, encoded by the coding sequence ATGAATATACTAGAAACAATTGACACACCTGTTGGTAGCTACGCACCAGATTTTGAGCTGCCAGGAATTGACAATCAGGTACACCATCTTAGCCGTTATTTAGAAAAGTTTCGTGCAGTTGGTGTAATTGCCATGTGCAACCACTGTCCTTATGTAAATTTATATCTAGAGAGATTAAAAAATATTCAAGCGGAATTTGCTCAAAACGGCTTTACTCTGATTGGGATGAATGGTAGCAGTGCTACGCAACACTTGACAGAAAGTTTTGATCAGATGAAAGCTTTTGCCGAAAATCACCAGTTGAATTTTCCTTATTTATGGGATTCAACCCAAGATGTGACTCGTAGTTTTGGCGCTAGTACAACGCCAATGGCTTTTCTGGTTGATAGTAATGGTATTGTGCGATATAAAGGTCAGATTGACAATCATCCTCAAGAGACATCATCTGTGGGAGAAGATTATCTGAGAAATGCGATCGCTTCTCTATTCAATGATCAAGCAATTGACCTACCAGAGACAGAACCAGTGGGGACTTCATTGATTTGGCGGAACTAG
- the pyrH gene encoding UMP kinase — protein sequence MGTNYRRVLLKLSGEALMGNMGYGIDPEVVKEIADEVAEVVATGVQIAIVVGGGNIFRGVKAASAGMDRATADYIGMIATVMNAMTLQDSLERIGVQTRVQTAIAMQELAESYIRRRAIRHLEKGRVVIFGAGSGNPFFTTDTTAALRAAEIDAEVIFKATKVDGIYDADPHIYPEAKRYTSLTYAHVLAKDLRVMDSTAIALCKDNNIPILVFDLTVRGNVRRAVLGEKIGTLVGGSCEII from the coding sequence ATGGGAACGAATTACCGGCGGGTTTTACTTAAACTAAGCGGTGAAGCCTTAATGGGCAACATGGGCTATGGCATTGATCCAGAAGTGGTCAAAGAAATAGCAGACGAAGTAGCAGAGGTAGTAGCCACTGGCGTTCAAATCGCCATCGTCGTAGGCGGTGGGAATATTTTTCGTGGCGTTAAAGCTGCGTCGGCGGGAATGGACAGGGCAACCGCTGACTACATAGGAATGATTGCCACGGTAATGAATGCCATGACGCTACAAGATTCGCTCGAACGTATAGGGGTACAGACGCGGGTACAAACCGCGATCGCTATGCAAGAATTAGCGGAATCGTATATCCGTCGTCGCGCCATCCGCCACCTAGAAAAAGGACGGGTAGTAATTTTTGGTGCTGGTTCAGGAAATCCCTTCTTTACGACTGACACCACCGCAGCCTTAAGAGCCGCAGAAATTGATGCCGAGGTGATTTTTAAAGCCACCAAGGTAGATGGAATATACGATGCTGACCCTCATATTTATCCAGAGGCCAAGCGTTACACCAGTCTCACCTACGCGCACGTTTTAGCGAAAGATTTGCGCGTCATGGATAGTACAGCGATCGCCTTGTGTAAAGACAATAATATCCCAATACTGGTTTTTGATTTAACGGTGCGAGGTAACGTCCGCCGGGCCGTATTGGGAGAAAAAATCGGCACCCTTGTGGGAGGTTCATGTGAAATTATCTGA
- the frr gene encoding ribosome recycling factor has protein sequence MKLSEAESTMQKTVEATQRAFNTIRTGRANASLLDKVSVDYYGSPTSLKSLANISTPDATTILIQPYDKGSLNVVEKAISLSDIGLTPSNDGSVIRLNIPPLTSDRRKDLVKIAAKYAEDGRVAIRNIRREAQDSIRKEEKASEISEDESKDQQDKLQKLTNKYTARIDDLLTEKEKDITTV, from the coding sequence GTGAAATTATCTGAAGCTGAGAGTACGATGCAAAAGACCGTTGAGGCAACTCAACGAGCTTTTAACACTATTCGCACTGGCCGCGCCAATGCGAGTTTACTAGATAAAGTCTCGGTGGACTACTACGGTTCACCGACATCTTTGAAATCACTGGCAAACATTAGCACGCCAGATGCCACAACCATATTGATTCAGCCTTACGATAAAGGCAGCTTAAACGTAGTTGAGAAAGCAATTTCCCTCTCTGACATCGGTTTAACACCGAGTAACGACGGTTCTGTAATTCGGCTGAATATTCCGCCCTTGACAAGCGATCGCCGCAAAGACTTAGTTAAAATTGCTGCTAAGTATGCTGAAGACGGTCGCGTAGCCATTCGCAACATCCGTCGTGAAGCCCAAGACTCCATTCGCAAGGAGGAAAAGGCTTCGGAAATTTCTGAAGATGAATCAAAAGACCAACAAGACAAACTGCAAAAACTCACCAATAAATACACTGCCAGAATAGATGACTTGCTGACAGAAAAAGAAAAAGACATTACAACTGTCTAA
- the murD gene encoding UDP-N-acetylmuramoyl-L-alanine--D-glutamate ligase, translating to MPRASVIGLGKSGVATARLLKREGWEVVLSDSNTSTSLLKQQQELATEQITVKLGHSLDLNGTDLSDLIVVSPGVPWDIPVLVKARELGIETIGEMELAWRYLQASPWVGITGTNGKTTTTALIAAIFQAAGLNAPACGNIGYAACEVALSEKLPDWVIAEISSYQAESSVTLAPRIGIWTTFTPDHLARHKTLENYYNIKAKLLSQSHFQIFNGDDPYLNKMGISHWPDAYWTSVKGKDFLVSEQGFYIEDGWVVEKLKPTAQPETVLWASALRMVGEHNLQNLLMAVAAARLAGIKPDAIDTAIRKFSGVPHRLEHICTWEGIDFINDSKATNYDAAEVGLVSVNSPAILIAGGEAKPGDDSAWLSKIQAKAAAVLLIGSAAPAFAQRLQEVGYSNYEIVGTMEKAVPRSAELAQEYHASVVLLSPACASFDQYPNFEVRGDDFRNLCLAWVG from the coding sequence ATGCCTAGAGCTTCAGTAATTGGATTGGGAAAGTCCGGTGTTGCTACGGCGAGATTGTTGAAACGGGAAGGTTGGGAGGTAGTGCTAAGTGATAGTAACACCTCCACCAGCCTCCTCAAACAACAACAAGAACTCGCTACCGAACAAATCACTGTGAAATTAGGACATTCCCTTGATTTAAATGGCACTGATTTATCTGATTTAATTGTTGTCAGTCCTGGTGTACCTTGGGATATTCCCGTGTTAGTCAAAGCGCGAGAATTAGGCATTGAAACTATCGGCGAAATGGAACTGGCTTGGCGATACTTGCAAGCTTCCCCTTGGGTAGGTATTACTGGCACTAATGGTAAAACTACGACCACAGCCTTGATTGCCGCAATTTTTCAAGCAGCAGGATTAAATGCCCCTGCCTGTGGTAATATTGGTTATGCTGCCTGTGAAGTTGCCCTATCTGAAAAACTGCCTGACTGGGTGATCGCAGAAATTAGCAGTTATCAAGCAGAATCTTCAGTTACACTTGCCCCCCGCATTGGCATTTGGACAACGTTTACACCAGACCATCTCGCCCGCCACAAGACTTTAGAAAATTACTACAATATCAAAGCTAAGTTATTAAGTCAGTCCCATTTTCAAATATTTAATGGTGATGATCCCTATTTGAATAAAATGGGTATTAGTCATTGGCCGGATGCTTATTGGACAAGTGTCAAAGGTAAAGATTTTTTAGTTAGTGAACAAGGTTTTTATATTGAAGATGGTTGGGTTGTGGAAAAGTTAAAACCAACCGCTCAACCAGAAACTGTTCTCTGGGCCTCAGCTTTGCGAATGGTTGGAGAACATAATCTGCAAAATCTTTTAATGGCTGTTGCAGCTGCGCGGTTAGCAGGAATTAAACCTGATGCTATTGATACTGCTATTCGCAAATTTTCTGGTGTTCCCCATCGTTTAGAACATATTTGTACTTGGGAAGGGATTGATTTTATTAACGACAGCAAAGCTACTAATTATGATGCGGCTGAAGTCGGCTTAGTCTCTGTGAATAGTCCAGCGATTTTGATTGCTGGTGGCGAAGCTAAACCGGGTGATGATTCTGCTTGGTTAAGTAAAATTCAAGCTAAAGCGGCGGCGGTTTTATTAATTGGTAGTGCCGCGCCAGCATTTGCTCAACGTCTGCAAGAGGTGGGTTATAGTAATTACGAAATTGTGGGAACGATGGAAAAGGCTGTTCCTCGGTCGGCAGAATTAGCTCAGGAATATCACGCGTCTGTGGTGTTGTTATCTCCAGCTTGTGCAAGTTTTGACCAGTATCCCAATTTTGAGGTGCGGGGTGATGATTTTCGGAATTTGTGTCTAGCTTGGGTGGGGTGA
- a CDS encoding MBL fold metallo-hydrolase, translating into MYLTWLDSNSWLLEIGNQRILLDPWLVGSLTFGNLDWFFRGSRTQERPIPENIDLILLSQGLEDHAHPETLKQLNHQIKVVGSPNAAKLLPGLGYTSVTSLAHGETFNLNEQVEITAVPGSTVGYNLVENGYFLKEVTSGLTLYYEPHGSHSPEVKQFAPVDVVITPIVNVTLPLGVPIIKGRKSALEVAQWLQPQIMLPTAAGGDVIFEGLLTSFLKAEGSAEEFISLLNQHNLTTRVMEPKPGDRVELQLKKRALAI; encoded by the coding sequence ATGTACTTAACTTGGTTAGACAGCAATAGTTGGCTACTGGAAATCGGCAATCAACGCATACTACTTGACCCTTGGCTGGTTGGTTCCTTAACTTTTGGCAATTTGGATTGGTTTTTCAGAGGTTCTCGGACACAAGAACGCCCTATACCAGAGAATATTGATTTGATTTTGCTGTCTCAGGGTTTAGAAGATCATGCTCATCCAGAAACTCTGAAGCAACTGAACCACCAAATTAAAGTTGTGGGTTCTCCCAATGCGGCAAAATTATTACCGGGTTTAGGTTATACTTCCGTAACATCTCTAGCTCATGGTGAAACTTTCAACTTGAATGAGCAAGTGGAAATCACCGCTGTTCCTGGGTCTACAGTGGGATACAACCTTGTGGAAAATGGTTATTTTCTCAAAGAAGTAACTAGTGGTTTGACACTTTACTATGAGCCTCATGGGTCGCATTCCCCGGAAGTCAAACAGTTTGCACCGGTGGATGTGGTGATTACCCCAATTGTTAATGTGACATTACCTTTAGGTGTGCCAATTATTAAAGGTAGAAAGAGTGCGTTGGAAGTTGCACAGTGGTTACAACCACAAATCATGCTTCCCACTGCTGCGGGTGGAGATGTCATCTTTGAAGGTTTGCTGACGAGCTTCTTAAAGGCTGAAGGAAGTGCAGAGGAGTTTATTTCTTTACTAAATCAGCACAATCTGACTACACGAGTTATGGAACCCAAGCCAGGCGATCGCGTGGAACTACAATTAAAAAAGCGGGCATTAGCAATATAA
- a CDS encoding nuclear transport factor 2 family protein produces MSHESIETIVSAYFANIAAMNPDGWVENFAEDAISHDPVGEPPAKVHEGYREFMGQLQAFFDKLEPKTEHIFFGGNEAAVKWTMQGVSKKGKSVTFEGITIFEINASGKIQTTRAYWNPASMVAQLRS; encoded by the coding sequence ATGTCACACGAATCTATTGAAACAATTGTCTCTGCTTATTTTGCTAACATTGCAGCTATGAATCCAGACGGCTGGGTGGAGAATTTTGCTGAAGATGCTATCAGTCATGACCCGGTTGGTGAACCACCTGCAAAAGTGCATGAAGGATATCGCGAGTTTATGGGGCAGTTACAAGCATTTTTTGACAAATTAGAACCAAAAACTGAGCATATCTTCTTTGGTGGTAATGAGGCGGCGGTAAAATGGACTATGCAAGGTGTGAGTAAGAAAGGTAAGTCGGTCACCTTTGAAGGAATTACAATTTTTGAAATTAACGCATCTGGTAAGATTCAAACAACTCGCGCTTATTGGAATCCAGCAAGTATGGTGGCGCAACTACGGTCTTAA
- a CDS encoding RNA-guided endonuclease TnpB family protein — translation MKARYKFRFYPTNQQQRLLAQLFGCVRVVWNDALAICIKSEKLPRNNDLQKLVITQAKKTDERLWLSDVSNIPLQQSVADLGVAYKNFFDSLKGKRKGKKVGSPKFKKKTNQQSARFRIGGFSVKGNQVYLAKIGNVKPIWSRQLPSAPTSCTVVKDYANRYFLSFVVEIEPIQIDAKNQSIGIDLGIKTFAVMSNGDKAISPDYSRLDQQIRRKQRQLARQQKDSRRRNKTRIQIAKLHNEIADTRQDFLHKLSTKVVSDNQAIVLEDLNVSGMVRNRKLARAISLQGWREFRVFCEAKAEKLHRDFRVINRWEPTSQTCSCCGYRWGKVDLSIRSVLCLNCNAEQDRDENASKNIEMVGMGHRHDLKWTRSDYQTTPVASCSESSRITAL, via the coding sequence GTGAAAGCCAGATATAAGTTCCGATTCTACCCAACAAATCAACAGCAACGGCTTCTAGCTCAGTTGTTTGGTTGTGTGCGCGTAGTTTGGAATGATGCTTTGGCTATTTGTATAAAATCGGAGAAACTGCCAAGGAACAACGACTTGCAAAAGTTGGTGATTACGCAGGCTAAAAAGACTGATGAACGTTTGTGGTTATCTGATGTTTCCAACATCCCGTTGCAACAATCGGTAGCTGATTTAGGTGTTGCTTACAAAAACTTTTTCGATTCCCTTAAGGGTAAGCGCAAAGGCAAAAAAGTTGGTAGCCCAAAATTCAAGAAAAAGACAAACCAACAATCTGCACGTTTTAGAATCGGCGGATTCTCAGTCAAAGGTAATCAGGTGTATCTGGCAAAAATCGGCAATGTTAAGCCCATCTGGTCTAGACAACTACCTTCTGCACCTACTTCTTGTACTGTCGTAAAAGACTATGCTAACCGCTATTTTTTGAGCTTTGTAGTAGAAATTGAACCTATTCAAATTGATGCCAAGAACCAAAGCATTGGTATTGATTTAGGGATAAAAACTTTTGCTGTAATGAGTAACGGGGATAAAGCTATTAGCCCTGATTACTCAAGGTTGGATCAACAAATTCGGCGCAAGCAGCGCCAATTAGCCCGACAGCAAAAGGACTCAAGGCGTAGAAATAAAACCCGAATTCAAATTGCTAAACTGCATAATGAAATTGCGGATACTCGTCAAGATTTCCTACACAAACTATCAACTAAAGTAGTTAGCGACAACCAAGCAATTGTTTTGGAAGATTTGAATGTGTCAGGAATGGTCAGAAATCGTAAACTGGCAAGAGCAATTAGTTTACAGGGATGGCGAGAATTCCGGGTATTTTGCGAGGCTAAAGCTGAAAAACTTCATCGTGATTTCAGAGTCATTAACCGATGGGAACCCACTAGTCAGACTTGTTCTTGTTGTGGGTATAGGTGGGGTAAAGTGGATCTTTCTATCCGTTCAGTGCTGTGTTTAAATTGCAATGCTGAACAGGACAGGGATGAAAATGCTTCTAAAAATATAGAAATGGTCGGCATGGGGCATCGGCACGACCTTAAATGGACGAGGAGCGACTATCAGACTACTCCGGTAGCAAGTTGCAGTGAGTCGTCAAGAATCACCGCACTTTAA